One window of Polyangiaceae bacterium genomic DNA carries:
- the fabD gene encoding ACP S-malonyltransferase — MSLAWLFPGQGTQHVGMGKALFDASPKAREVFQRADDALGWKLSQLMFEGPEQELTLTKHTQPAVVTASIAALAALREAAPDLVNPAFVAGHSLGEYSALVAADALGLEDAVRVVHRRGQAMQEAVPQGQGAMAAVMGADPDAVEALCRDAAAGAVLSPANFNAPGQVVIAGDADAVQRAQALAAERKMKAVPLKVSAPFHCALMAPAAEVMRRVLADVRVADPKFPVVSNVTARPVTAGQDVVSLLVRQIDGPVLWEQSVRFMAEQGVQRALEIGPGKVLAGLVKRIDKAWSVQGVADPEGVSKALESNN, encoded by the coding sequence ATGAGCTTGGCATGGCTCTTCCCGGGACAGGGCACGCAACACGTTGGCATGGGCAAGGCGTTGTTCGACGCTTCGCCAAAGGCGCGCGAAGTATTCCAGCGCGCGGATGACGCCCTCGGTTGGAAGCTTTCGCAGCTGATGTTCGAAGGTCCCGAACAAGAGCTGACTCTGACGAAGCACACCCAGCCCGCAGTGGTCACCGCGAGCATCGCCGCGCTCGCGGCGCTGCGCGAGGCAGCTCCCGACCTGGTCAATCCCGCGTTCGTCGCAGGCCACTCCCTCGGCGAGTACTCGGCGCTAGTAGCTGCGGACGCGCTAGGACTCGAGGACGCCGTACGGGTCGTGCATCGGCGCGGCCAAGCGATGCAAGAGGCGGTACCCCAGGGGCAGGGCGCGATGGCGGCGGTCATGGGTGCCGACCCCGACGCCGTCGAGGCCTTGTGCCGCGATGCGGCCGCCGGTGCCGTACTGAGCCCTGCCAACTTCAACGCGCCGGGTCAGGTCGTGATCGCTGGAGACGCCGACGCCGTACAGCGCGCCCAAGCCCTGGCAGCTGAGCGAAAGATGAAGGCGGTGCCGCTCAAGGTCAGTGCGCCCTTCCATTGCGCACTGATGGCGCCTGCCGCCGAGGTGATGCGTCGCGTGCTGGCGGACGTACGCGTGGCCGATCCGAAGTTCCCAGTGGTCTCGAACGTGACCGCTCGACCCGTGACCGCGGGGCAAGACGTGGTCTCGCTATTGGTTCGCCAGATCGACGGCCCGGTGCTCTGGGAGCAGAGCGTTCGCTTCATGGCGGAACAGGGCGTGCAGCGAGCGCTGGAAATCGGGCCGGGAAAGGTGCTGGCCGGCCTGGTCAAACGCATCGACAAGGCCTGGTCCGTGCAGGGTGTTGCGGACCCCGAAGGCGTATCTAAGGCACTGGAATCAAACAACTAA
- a CDS encoding DUF177 domain-containing protein, translating to MSTRHFTVAVRDLEDGPKSLSFPLGDGFLRAVYEGTDVSWTEPGTAEVELTKSGRQVLVRGRLRLDVTMPCARTLVPVPIALRPEIFLMLSETSGEGAVRRHRPRKKQRPGKAGAPNTSEKPGKKAYRPWVDDPELSDRESATDTYDGEEVVLDEFFREFLLLDLPMFPVASDLPTDANAAIPRPPAEKGETPVDPRLAPLAAIAARLRKDE from the coding sequence GTGTCGACCCGCCACTTCACCGTGGCCGTCCGCGATCTCGAGGACGGTCCCAAATCCCTGAGCTTCCCCCTCGGCGACGGTTTTCTGCGCGCAGTCTACGAAGGCACGGACGTGAGCTGGACCGAACCGGGAACCGCCGAGGTGGAACTCACGAAGAGCGGACGGCAAGTCCTCGTGCGTGGACGGCTGAGACTGGACGTCACCATGCCTTGCGCACGCACACTAGTGCCCGTTCCGATCGCGCTGCGCCCAGAGATTTTTCTAATGCTTTCAGAAACTTCCGGCGAGGGCGCGGTGCGCCGCCACCGGCCGCGCAAGAAGCAGCGACCGGGCAAGGCCGGCGCGCCCAACACCAGTGAGAAACCGGGGAAGAAAGCCTATCGGCCGTGGGTGGACGACCCCGAGCTCAGCGACCGCGAGAGCGCGACGGACACCTATGACGGGGAGGAAGTCGTCCTGGACGAGTTCTTCCGCGAGTTCCTACTGCTCGACCTTCCAATGTTCCCCGTCGCTTCTGACTTGCCAACGGACGCAAATGCCGCTATCCCCCGCCCTCCCGCGGAGAAGGGCGAAACGCCCGTCGACCCCAGACTCGCACCGCTCGCGGCAATCGCCGCGCGGCTCCGCAAAGACGAATAG
- the fabF gene encoding beta-ketoacyl-ACP synthase II, translating to MERVVITGIGMVTPNGIGSDATWQSLLRGESSAAPITLFEADERYASRFACEVKNFDAAQFIERKKLKEMTRFTTFALAATKMAFADAALELSDEERETTGAFIGVGLGGLENLERCTLVLEHKGPGKISPYFIPSLIANMAAGQVSIAHGLRGPSLAHTSACSSSGHALGEAVEWIRRGRAEVMVAGGAEATITPIGIAGFSAMFALSRRNDEPTRASRPWDKGRDGFVCGEGAATLILESLSHAKKRGARILGEISGYAATSDAHHITKPAPEGAGGQKAMLLALEDAKLSPDSIDYVNAHGTSTPAGDVEESRAITRVFGAHALDKKLWVSSTKSMMGHLLGAAGAVEAAICAYAIHHGRIPPTINLEDQDDECPLDFVPLEARERRIRHALSNSFGFGGTNATLVLSAVD from the coding sequence ATGGAGCGAGTCGTCATCACTGGCATCGGCATGGTGACCCCCAATGGCATCGGTTCCGACGCCACTTGGCAGTCACTCTTGCGCGGTGAGAGTTCCGCGGCGCCGATCACGCTTTTCGAGGCCGACGAGCGTTATGCGTCTCGTTTCGCCTGCGAGGTGAAGAACTTCGACGCAGCGCAGTTCATCGAGCGCAAGAAGCTGAAGGAGATGACCCGCTTCACCACCTTCGCGCTGGCCGCCACCAAGATGGCCTTCGCGGATGCCGCTCTGGAGCTGAGCGACGAAGAGCGGGAGACCACGGGCGCCTTCATTGGCGTGGGCTTGGGGGGATTGGAGAACCTGGAACGCTGCACCCTGGTGCTCGAGCACAAGGGCCCAGGCAAGATCAGCCCCTATTTCATTCCGTCCCTGATCGCCAACATGGCTGCGGGTCAGGTGTCGATCGCCCATGGTCTGCGCGGCCCCAGCCTGGCGCACACCAGCGCTTGTTCGTCCAGTGGACATGCCCTGGGCGAAGCGGTGGAGTGGATTCGGCGCGGACGCGCCGAGGTGATGGTAGCTGGCGGCGCCGAAGCGACGATCACGCCGATCGGAATCGCGGGTTTCTCGGCCATGTTCGCTCTCAGCCGTCGGAACGACGAGCCCACCCGCGCCAGCCGTCCTTGGGACAAGGGCCGCGATGGCTTCGTCTGCGGTGAGGGCGCGGCAACCCTGATCCTCGAGTCCCTCAGCCACGCCAAGAAGCGCGGCGCTCGTATCCTGGGCGAAATCAGTGGCTATGCCGCCACCAGCGATGCGCACCACATTACCAAGCCCGCGCCCGAGGGTGCTGGCGGTCAGAAGGCCATGCTGCTCGCGCTCGAAGACGCGAAGCTCAGCCCCGACTCCATCGACTACGTGAACGCGCACGGTACGAGTACCCCGGCGGGCGACGTGGAAGAGAGTCGCGCGATCACTCGCGTGTTCGGCGCGCACGCGCTGGACAAGAAGCTATGGGTCAGCTCGACCAAGAGCATGATGGGGCATCTGCTGGGCGCGGCGGGCGCGGTGGAAGCGGCGATCTGTGCGTATGCCATCCACCACGGACGGATCCCTCCGACCATCAACCTCGAAGACCAGGATGACGAATGCCCCTTGGACTTCGTTCCCCTCGAGGCGCGCGAGCGGCGCATTCGTCACGCACTTTCGAACTCCTTCGGCTTCGGAGGCACCAACGCCACGTTGGTGCTATCTGCCGTCGACTAG
- the rpmF gene encoding 50S ribosomal protein L32 has protein sequence MAVPKRRKSASKRNMRRAQHDKVVSPNIVPCPNCSAPMVSHRACPSCGVYKGRSVVKADSGEN, from the coding sequence GTGGCCGTACCCAAGCGCCGAAAGTCCGCCAGCAAGCGCAACATGCGCCGCGCCCAGCACGACAAGGTCGTCTCGCCGAACATCGTGCCGTGCCCCAATTGTTCTGCGCCCATGGTTTCCCATCGTGCCTGCCCGTCCTGCGGCGTCTACAAGGGCCGCTCGGTGGTGAAGGCCGATAGCGGCGAGAACTGA
- a CDS encoding beta-ketoacyl-ACP synthase III codes for MDAKPKSRIAGTGAYVPEQVLTNLDLEKLVDTSDAWITERTGIKQRHIAAPGEASSDMARVASERALAAARLSAADLDMIVVGTISPDMRLPACAAFLQQKLGAKQIPSFDVAAACAGFVYAMSIGDQFIRSGACKNVLVVGVELLSRVLNWKDRTTCVLFGDGAGAAVLSATSGDTDSGVLSTRLYTDASLAESLCIPAGGSKEPIDDQSIANARDKVHMIGGDIFKVAVRNLTSASREALEAAQLTTENIDWVVPHQANHRILSQVATRLSIPMDRFVLNIDRYGNTSSASIPIALDEGVRDGRIQPGQTVLMCALGAGISWASALVRM; via the coding sequence ATGGACGCCAAGCCGAAGAGCCGAATCGCAGGCACGGGTGCCTACGTTCCGGAGCAGGTGCTGACCAACCTCGACCTCGAAAAGCTGGTCGACACGTCAGACGCCTGGATCACCGAGCGAACGGGCATCAAGCAGCGCCACATCGCCGCCCCCGGGGAGGCTTCCAGCGACATGGCGCGAGTCGCCTCGGAACGCGCGCTGGCCGCCGCTCGGCTGAGCGCCGCCGATCTGGACATGATCGTCGTTGGGACCATCAGCCCCGACATGCGCCTGCCAGCCTGCGCGGCTTTCTTGCAGCAGAAGCTCGGGGCCAAACAAATCCCGTCCTTCGACGTAGCCGCCGCCTGCGCAGGCTTCGTCTACGCCATGAGCATCGGGGATCAGTTCATCCGTTCGGGGGCGTGCAAGAACGTCCTGGTCGTCGGCGTCGAACTCCTGAGCCGCGTGCTCAACTGGAAAGACCGCACGACTTGCGTCCTTTTCGGCGATGGCGCGGGGGCCGCGGTGCTGTCCGCCACGAGCGGCGACACGGACAGCGGAGTGCTCTCCACCCGTCTCTACACTGACGCGAGCCTTGCGGAGAGCCTGTGCATCCCCGCGGGCGGCAGCAAAGAACCGATCGACGACCAGAGCATCGCCAATGCGCGCGACAAGGTGCACATGATCGGTGGTGACATCTTCAAGGTGGCGGTGCGGAACTTGACGAGCGCCTCGCGCGAAGCGCTGGAGGCCGCCCAGCTGACCACGGAGAACATCGACTGGGTCGTCCCGCATCAGGCCAACCACCGCATCCTGAGTCAGGTCGCCACGCGTCTGAGCATCCCCATGGATCGCTTCGTGCTCAACATCGATCGCTATGGCAATACCTCGAGCGCGAGCATTCCCATCGCACTGGACGAAGGCGTGCGCGACGGCCGCATCCAGCCCGGTCAGACGGTATTGATGTGCGCCCTGGGGGCAGGTATTTCCTGGGCCAGCGCCCTCGTGCGCATGTAG
- a CDS encoding serine/threonine protein kinase, whose translation MMRKTIALLGAWLAFGCGPSFQAATPQGFVELEDQELYDYRATNADGLVIGVREIDNEPKGTAEFWYRALENRLRDQGGYALLGSHDVTAKNGVKGKQLRFGHDEGSTPYLYVVTLFVTDDTLYLMEFGGTKELVERHRDQLDWSVSNFVAK comes from the coding sequence ATGATGCGCAAAACGATTGCATTGCTCGGTGCGTGGCTCGCCTTCGGCTGCGGCCCCTCCTTCCAGGCAGCCACCCCGCAGGGGTTCGTGGAGTTGGAAGACCAGGAACTCTACGACTATCGCGCCACCAACGCCGATGGCCTGGTGATTGGCGTACGGGAGATAGACAACGAGCCCAAAGGCACCGCCGAGTTTTGGTATCGCGCGCTGGAGAACCGGCTGCGAGATCAAGGCGGCTATGCCCTGCTCGGCAGCCACGACGTGACGGCAAAGAACGGCGTCAAGGGCAAGCAGCTACGGTTTGGCCACGACGAGGGCTCCACGCCCTACCTTTACGTCGTCACGCTCTTCGTCACCGACGACACGTTGTATCTGATGGAGTTCGGCGGAACGAAGGAGTTGGTCGAGCGACATCGCGATCAGCTGGATTGGTCCGTCAGCAACTTCGTCGCCAAGTAG
- the fabG gene encoding 3-oxoacyl-[acyl-carrier-protein] reductase, which produces MVNTPRFASESMFDLSNKVCIVTGGSRGIGRAAAACLARQGATVVVGYVNGESAAKDAAESITAGGGRAEIVRFDVGDFAQAEAAIAEVAKRHGRLDGLVASAGISIDALLLRLKEDDFDRILAVNLKGAVACARAAIKVMMRAKTGRIVFLSSVVGEMGNVGQTAYAASKAGLLGAAKSLAREYASRNITINAVTPGFIETDMTASLPEEAKSAMLGAIPLGRPGTAEDVAAAIAFLCSDEAAYVTGQTLRVNGGMYM; this is translated from the coding sequence GTGGTAAACACGCCCCGCTTCGCGAGCGAGTCCATGTTCGACCTGAGCAACAAAGTCTGCATCGTCACCGGTGGATCCCGCGGGATCGGTCGCGCTGCGGCCGCCTGTTTGGCCCGTCAGGGGGCGACGGTGGTGGTCGGATACGTCAACGGAGAGAGCGCAGCGAAGGACGCAGCGGAAAGCATCACCGCGGGCGGAGGACGCGCCGAAATCGTGCGCTTCGACGTTGGCGACTTCGCTCAAGCGGAGGCGGCCATCGCCGAGGTGGCGAAACGACACGGGCGGCTCGACGGCCTCGTGGCCAGCGCTGGCATTTCGATCGATGCCCTCCTACTGCGCCTGAAAGAGGATGATTTCGACCGTATCTTGGCCGTGAACCTCAAGGGCGCAGTCGCCTGCGCCCGCGCGGCGATCAAAGTGATGATGCGCGCCAAGACCGGCCGCATCGTGTTCCTCTCGAGCGTGGTCGGGGAGATGGGCAACGTCGGCCAGACCGCCTACGCCGCGTCGAAGGCTGGACTGCTGGGCGCGGCCAAGAGTCTGGCTCGCGAGTACGCATCCCGAAACATCACGATTAATGCCGTGACTCCGGGGTTCATCGAAACGGACATGACCGCATCCCTGCCCGAGGAGGCCAAGTCGGCCATGCTCGGAGCCATTCCCCTCGGTCGCCCAGGGACCGCAGAGGACGTCGCTGCGGCCATCGCGTTCCTATGCTCGGACGAAGCCGCGTACGTCACGGGGCAGACCCTGCGCGTCAACGGGGGCATGTACATGTAG
- a CDS encoding DUF4349 domain-containing protein — protein MSRTLFAELLLLLAALALGGCGAKSTESRPAYGGMATTISAGAPAEPAADGDYAGEAELEVMDVGRSEEMSMPVAQAAAPAPAPPPAAPGGGASAPAKEAPAVIDAPTVPPKPATGGGGGKAGAKTGATIAAPMLIYTADMNLAVFETEKILDQVERLAKDAGGYLVERQERRIVIRVPSRDFDGTMLSITKLGDVLSKNVSVQDVTEEFFDLQVRIRNLEVVRARMEELLKKADKVPDAIAVERELERVTSQLERLKGRAKLLSELVQFSTITVNVSPRGSDKVGSKVNLPFPWLNTLGLGELLRL, from the coding sequence ATGAGCCGAACTCTATTTGCCGAACTCCTGCTACTGCTGGCCGCCTTGGCGCTCGGGGGTTGCGGGGCCAAATCCACGGAAAGCCGACCTGCCTACGGCGGGATGGCTACCACCATCTCCGCCGGTGCACCGGCAGAGCCCGCGGCCGACGGCGACTACGCCGGGGAGGCCGAGTTGGAGGTCATGGACGTCGGCCGGAGCGAGGAGATGTCCATGCCCGTGGCGCAGGCGGCAGCGCCAGCGCCGGCACCTCCACCTGCGGCGCCCGGCGGCGGTGCATCCGCTCCCGCCAAGGAAGCCCCGGCGGTCATCGACGCGCCCACGGTGCCGCCCAAGCCTGCAACGGGCGGCGGTGGGGGCAAGGCCGGAGCCAAGACCGGCGCGACCATCGCTGCGCCGATGCTGATCTACACCGCGGACATGAATCTGGCGGTGTTCGAGACGGAGAAGATCCTGGATCAAGTCGAACGCCTCGCCAAAGACGCCGGTGGCTACTTGGTCGAGCGTCAGGAACGGCGCATCGTGATCCGGGTGCCGTCGAGGGACTTCGACGGCACCATGCTCTCCATCACCAAGCTCGGCGACGTGCTCAGCAAGAACGTCAGCGTGCAAGACGTGACCGAGGAGTTCTTCGACCTGCAAGTGCGCATTCGCAACTTGGAAGTAGTGCGAGCCCGCATGGAGGAACTCCTGAAAAAGGCCGATAAAGTGCCAGACGCCATCGCCGTGGAGCGAGAGCTGGAGCGCGTGACGTCGCAACTCGAACGGCTCAAGGGTCGCGCGAAACTGCTATCCGAACTGGTGCAATTCTCGACCATCACCGTGAACGTGTCGCCCCGCGGGTCCGACAAGGTCGGCTCGAAGGTGAACTTGCCATTCCCTTGGCTCAACACCCTGGGACTGGGTGAACTGCTTCGCTTGTGA
- the acpP gene encoding acyl carrier protein — protein MAGRDIEAEVKRIIKEQLDVDEKDISAESTFIDDLGADSLGLVELVLAFEEAFEIDIPDEDTEKIRTVQDAVDYIKQNASV, from the coding sequence ATGGCAGGCCGGGACATCGAGGCCGAAGTCAAGCGCATCATCAAAGAGCAGCTCGACGTCGACGAAAAGGACATCAGTGCGGAGTCCACCTTCATCGACGACTTGGGCGCTGACTCTTTGGGGTTGGTCGAACTCGTTCTCGCCTTCGAGGAGGCATTCGAGATCGACATTCCCGATGAGGACACGGAGAAGATCCGAACCGTCCAGGATGCGGTCGACTACATCAAGCAGAACGCAAGCGTCTGA